One stretch of Macrobrachium nipponense isolate FS-2020 chromosome 16, ASM1510439v2, whole genome shotgun sequence DNA includes these proteins:
- the LOC135195294 gene encoding tigger transposable element-derived protein 1-like, whose product MPFWTYLMKGRAKAFGFKAQKDKVTLLMCGNAAGFMLKPGLIYKAANPRTLKKKNTALLPMFWMHNPKAWITKVLMECWFHQSFIPQVNQCLADVDMEFKVLLIIMDNAGGHPLDLYYKGVKLEFLPPNTTSLLQPMDQGVIRAFKALYTGNSLQHLVDAMDTLDAYNQAFTTMKKQDSSCQSQCSSHKKDPPKHSESPEVVPFESPKEVPPKLPESVLPEVPPEGEEVPSKEM is encoded by the exons ATGCCGTTCTGGACATATTTAATGAAGGGCAGAGCTAAAGCCTTtggattcaaggcacaaaaggacaAGGTGACCCTCCTGATGTGTGGGAATGCAGCTGGCTTTATGCTtaaaccaggcctcatttacaaggctgcaaatcctAGGACACTCAAAAAAAAGAACACGGCATTGCTGCCTATGTTCTGGATGCACaatcccaaggcctggatcaccaaagtccttatGGAGTGCTGGTTCCATCAaagtttcattcctcaagttaaCCAATGCTTGGCTGATGTGGACATGGAGTTCAAGGTCTTGCTAATAATTATGGACaatgctggtggccaccctctcgatctttattACAAGGGAGTCAAGCTTGAGTTcctccctcccaacaccacctctctcctccagcctatggaccagGGCGTGAtccgtgccttcaaggcactctacactGGGAACTCCCTAcagcaccttgttgatgcaatggaca CATTGGATGCTTATAATCAAGCCTtcaccaccatgaagaagcaagACAGCAGCTGCCAATCACAATGTTCATCACACAAAAAGGACCCTCCAAAGCATTCCGAATCGCCTGAAGTAGTGCCCTTTGAATCACCTAAAGAAGTGCCCCCAAAATTGCCAGAGTCAGTGCTTCCCGAAGTGCCGCCTGAAGGTGAAGAGGTGCCCTCAAAGGAGATGTAA